The Aedes albopictus strain Foshan chromosome 2, AalbF5, whole genome shotgun sequence region CTAGATCGCGAAGTGTCGACCCTGTCTCACCTTCCGAGGCCATCAGGACTGCTGAGACTTCTTCGTAAACTGACATTACTCCAGTGTCATACCTTGGGGCCCCCCCCTAAGAAAAGCAAATGCAGGGCTGTTTTCCGGCATTCTCACCACATGccatgcccatcgtatcctttcaGCTTTTGCCACTTTACGGATGctaggttcaccgtagagtgcagcgaactCTTAGTTCatgcttcgccgccacacactgttctcctgaaaatcctgaaaaaaactgGCAACTGGTATTTCTAACCAAAAATACCAGAAACACTGGAAAAAAATCGAGAGCCACAGTTGATTACGCATTGTCACTTGGTTGTCACGATTCaattccaggacagtttggatgacctaactTGTCCTGAAAGTATTTATTATAACAAAATCTATTGAAGGTTCAGTAAACTTGGTTAATTCTGAAACGTGAGCCCATGTAGTGAAAATGGCTACTGTAACAAGTATAGACTTGTACTTTCGAACTCCAGGGTGATTTgactgatctggaatatcccagAGGTATCCAGAATTGGTTCATCAGACTTCAAGAACATCACAGATTATAGTTGATTGTGAAATGGTATGGTTGATATCGTAAACGCTTCCTACAATGGCTGTTGTAGATATCAAGTACTGAATTcgaggacagtttggacgaaccagTATGTCTCAAAAatgtaaaacaatgtaaattgaTCTTCAGGGAGGTTCTGATTAAACATGCAATGTTACTCATTGTGGCAGATATGCCATCAATAACAGATGTAGAAATAAAGTTTTGAACTCcagggtagtttggctgatctagATCATTTCAAAAGTATGTTGTAATTGTTACTTATATTCCACGGGTTGCACAGCTTATAAGTGACCATGTTGCTCACGTCTGACTTATCTTGCCGAGAATCATCCGGTACAGTCGATGTGCACTGCTCGCATACAGAAAATCTAAATGATTCCATCGTCGATCCGGAATTTTGTACCGCAGTCTCAAATTCGGAAGCTGATCAGCCAAGGCGTGCACGTCCGGTGGCTGAATGATGTTATCGGCTTCGCTGTAATATATATACGTGGGAGTCGTAATCCGCTTCAACGGATACGCTGGAGGTCGAACCGTTCCATATCGCTGCAGATTCTCCACCGGCCCGAAGTCGTACTGCTGGAAACTGCGGGCGTTGAACAACTGGATGTAGTGCAGAACCTGGTAGATGGATCCACCGGCGGGACTGTATCGGAGCAAATCGATGAACATGGTACGGTTGATGGAGTCGTGGTAGCCCATTACGTACCAAACGTTGATTAGGATGAGGTCCAGCGGGATGAAGCCTTTTCGGGTCGCTTGTACGATGGCGTCCACGTAGGAGCCGTTACCCCGGCCGCTCAGCTCGTACAGTCCGGTGAGTTTGGCTCCGGCTTCGATTTCGTCGGGACGTGTCGTTAGGATAACTGAGGGGCTGGTGGCGTGGTGCAGGTACGCGACCGGAGAAGAGAGATGCGCGCTGATGAACACGTCGTTGTACTCGGGACGGAGGGTTGTGAGGACCAGGAACTGTCCGCCTCCTTGCGAGTGAGCTAGGTATTGAAGTTTCTTCCTCCGGGTGTGTTTGAGAACGTAGTCTACGATGGCCGACAGGTCATAAAGTCCAAGTTCGTGGAAGCTGAACCGCCAATAGGCTCGGGACTTCAGGTCTAGGGTTTCGTGCTTCTTGGAGTAGGTGGTGCCGCGGTTGTTTCCAAGCCAAACGTCGAACCCGAAGTCATGGGCGAGCAGAGCTAGAGCCTTTCCGGGGCCTTGAGCAGTGAAGTCTACCGAGCATCCGAACAGGCCGTGGAGGATCAGGAGAGGAGTTTTGCCGGGGTTGGGAATTCGAGCGGTGGTGAGAATGTATCCGTCCTCGGTGGTCACTTTGTGCAGCTCTACCGGGTAACCGTGCTTGGCGATTGAGGATTTCTGATTGAAGAATGAAGTGGTTGGGGTAGTCATTAAGAGCCTCTTGAAGTACAGTGGTAGCCACTCACCAAAAGCTCGTCAGGATCATCGCAATACGCTAGATTACAAGCCATCAAAAATAGCCACCAAAACAGATCACGGTCAACCATATCGAAAGCTGGAATCCAACTATGGTGATAACAGTTGCCGTGCAAGCTAGTTTGATGTCTATAATTATGACCATGGATAATTAACATTTagacgaattgtaccaagtattgCGTGCTGGTTAGCACGCAATAATTGTGAtgtcattatttttttcaataattggcTGTGTACTGATACCATTCCGTGACAAGAACTACTAACTGTAATAGAACTTGCTTCAAAATTCATTGTTTAATTAACTCTTCCACAGCTGTTTACTGCGATCATTGATTGCTGCAATGAAAACATTCTTGAAATGATTGTTGCACTTTATTCCTATGAGAAGGCGAACAAAGATGGTTGAACCTCgtttattattgagattttcagcccaatgaTGACTTATTTAGAAAACACAAATAATAAATTGGAGTTCAAGTAATTCGAGAACTTCAAGGACGAATTCACGATGACAAGATATGTATTTATTTCCTTACCATCCCTAAAGCCAaaatgttattattatgttaattGTATTTATTATCCGCTTTTTAGCCCAAGATGTGCTATTCTTGGCACTAGAGAGCTTCGTCAATCTGATGGTTCTATGATAGTCTTATTCACGTAATTCTAAAAGTGGTACGTTATTTTTCAAAGCCACTATATTACAAATAAGTTTTCTTCAAACATGGAATTTTTCAATCATCAATGTCAATGGCACCAATTATTATTATCATTTAAGTTTTATCTGCATTTGCTGTACATTTCATCCATTTGCATGTGCAGAGCTCGTTTGAAACAGATTTGTGTTGCACTTTCCATGTTCGTAATACATAAAAGATTGAATCAGTATTCCACTTTCCTAGTCTACGGCAGTAAGTACTGCAGTGACTGCAGCGTTAATCATTGTTAGCTCAACTACCGAAATGACTGAGCATGTTTTACAGCTGTTGCTTTCATTGGTTATGCTTCAACTGGTGCACTGCGTCAATCCTGATAAATTGTTGGTAATATGCTGCTTTATGGGTTTCTAGATAACAAAATACCCTAGATTTCATTCTTCTCTCAGAAAACCTCAATCGCACAACATGGCTATCCCATGGAGCTGCACAAAGTGATTACCGAGGACGGTTACATTTTAACCGTCACCCGAATCCCCAACGCCGGAAAGACCTCCATCCTCATCATGCACGGTCTATTCGGATGCTCGGTAGATTACACTGCCCAGGGTCCCGGAAAGGCATTGGCCTATCTCGCCCATGACGCCGGATTCGACGTATGGATGGGGAACAACCGCGGCACAACCTACTCCAAGATACATGAAACCTTGGGTCTGAAGTCGCAAGCCTTTTGGCACTTCAGTTTTCACGAACTGGGCCTGTACGACCTGTCCGCAACCGTTGACTACGTTTTGAAGGTTTCCAATCGGAGGAAGCTCCAATACATCGGTCACTCGCAAGGCTCGACCCAGTTCCTTGTTCTGACCACCCTTCGTCCCGAGTACAACGATGTGTTCATAAGCGCGCACCTCTCGGCACCGGTCGCTTACATACACCACACAACTAGCCCAGCAGTCATCCTAACCAATCGTGCCGAAGAACTGGAAGCCGCATCCCGACTCACCGGAGTTTACGAGCTCGGTGGTAGAGGACACGGCTCCTACGTAGACGCCATCGTTCGAGCCAACCAACTCGGGTTCATCCCCATGGATCTCATCCTGATCAACGTGTGGTACGTGATGGGCTACCACGACTCCATCAATCGGACCATCTTGCCCGATTTGTTCCGGTACAGTCCCGCCGGTGGCTCTATCTACCAGGTGCTGCACTACATCCAGCTGTTCAACGCCCGTAATTTCCAACAGTACGACTTCGGACCGGAGGAGAACCTCCTGCGATATGGGACAGTTCAACCTCCAATGTATCCGTTGCATAAGGTCACAACCCCCGCGTACCTCTACTACAGCGAGGCGGACAACATCAACCATCCACCGGATGTGGACGCCTTGGCCGAAAGGCTTCCGAATTTGCGGCTGAAGTTCAAGATACCGGACCGGCGCTGGAACCATATCGATTTCTTGTATGGGAGTAGGGCTGACCGACTATACCATATGATTCTATCCGAAATGGGTGATCCATAATTGGACATAGGTATACGACCCTCAATAAATGATCCCTTGGCTATTACATTTGATCAAGCTCTGAAAGATTGGTGAAATCCTTGGTTGAAGAGTGACCTGTCTACAGAACTTTCTTCAAAAACATTTCCTCAAGAAAAGAAACCTACCCTTCCGGAACCGAACCTGCCGGTCTACCAACAAACAAACAGTCACCTGAAATCACTTCGCACCAAGTTTGTAGAGCAGAAAACATACCATCAAGTAGTGATgtcgcaaaatttcaaataatcgattagtcggtaatcgattatgttttgccatggtGATTATCGATTCGATTAATCGGCTATAATTAATCGATTATTCCTGgtaatcgattatttttattatAGTATTTTCTTAAACATTTGCACGGTTTATCGCTGGTACAGCGATCCGCTTTGTTTTGGCTGCATTAAAGATACCAACATGCTGGGGTTTATAAGGCGATTTAGTAGTAGGTGCCTATCAACTTTCACGATCCATACACTATCAAAACATTATACATTGTGAGAtcgattcttgaatattgtagtattgtttggtccCCATATGAAAACTGATGAAGAATGCATAGAATCGGtgcaaaagaaattcttgctatttgctctacgtaaactgagatggacaacttttccactGCCTTCTTATGAATCGCGTTGTATGATAATCAACAAACTTTAAAGAACAACGTGAATATGCTATGATAACATTTGTGAATGATATTGTTTCGCAACGTGGTGACTGCAGTAATCTGCTGTTCTGTTTGTATTTTTATAGCTTATTTTTATGCTTAGGAAACTCTCAATTTTGACAGTTTAACAATCCggtaatttaaattttattcccATAAAATATACTTAAACTAAAATACTTTACAGTGTGGAAACCGATTTTGCAATTAAATTGGATTTTCTGACTTTAAgggtaattaaaaagtgatctccaaagttATGTTTTTCAACTGTGCGGTTGAAACGGACCGGTagagtgggtaagacggacacgtttggaaaattagctaataagccattGATTGTGTTAAATAATGGTTATTGCCGTTTGTTTCCGGTAgatcataatcataatcataatagaatccaaatttggctttgaatctcttaacgaagtatttttttttacaaattgaattcaattttgtaaattggaacagaACAGAAATCTCCGTACCCTTATAAACGCCTAATAGTATGCAATACTCTGGTATCTAATTTCAAGCTGTTGTTAAAATTTTGCACGCTAGTTTGaaaatacccattaaatgggttccTCGTACCCATTTTTAGATTCAGTACTGAGCTGTCAAAAGATGGGTATTTTTATGAAAACAAATAATGGGTATTTTTGCCCCATTATGAAGTTTCGCCTCCGACTATAATAATGGGTAAATAATACGCATGTCAGTTCTAAAAATTCCAAGTCCGCCATTGTTTAACTTTTCGTTTTTGGTTTCGTCAATTGAAAACAAATATATATAAGTGAATAATATGCTGGATAATACGTACCAACAAGGAGCAGGAAACATTTTAATAATTACTTTTCAA contains the following coding sequences:
- the LOC115258481 gene encoding lipase 3-like, with protein sequence MTEHVLQLLLSLVMLQLVHCVNPDKLLISFFSQKTSIAQHGYPMELHKVITEDGYILTVTRIPNAGKTSILIMHGLFGCSVDYTAQGPGKALAYLAHDAGFDVWMGNNRGTTYSKIHETLGLKSQAFWHFSFHELGLYDLSATVDYVLKVSNRRKLQYIGHSQGSTQFLVLTTLRPEYNDVFISAHLSAPVAYIHHTTSPAVILTNRAEELEAASRLTGVYELGGRGHGSYVDAIVRANQLGFIPMDLILINVWYVMGYHDSINRTILPDLFRYSPAGGSIYQVLHYIQLFNARNFQQYDFGPEENLLRYGTVQPPMYPLHKVTTPAYLYYSEADNINHPPDVDALAERLPNLRLKFKIPDRRWNHIDFLYGSRADRLYHMILSEMGDP
- the LOC115258522 gene encoding lipase 1-like; amino-acid sequence: MVDRDLFWWLFLMACNLAYCDDPDELLKSSIAKHGYPVELHKVTTEDGYILTTARIPNPGKTPLLILHGLFGCSVDFTAQGPGKALALLAHDFGFDVWLGNNRGTTYSKKHETLDLKSRAYWRFSFHELGLYDLSAIVDYVLKHTRRKKLQYLAHSQGGGQFLVLTTLRPEYNDVFISAHLSSPVAYLHHATSPSVILTTRPDEIEAGAKLTGLYELSGRGNGSYVDAIVQATRKGFIPLDLILINVWYVMGYHDSINRTMFIDLLRYSPAGGSIYQVLHYIQLFNARSFQQYDFGPVENLQRYGTVRPPAYPLKRITTPTYIYYSEADNIIQPPDVHALADQLPNLRLRYKIPDRRWNHLDFLYASSAHRLYRMILGKISQT
- the LOC134285936 gene encoding lipase 1-like — its product is MTTPTTSFFNQKSSIAKHGYPVELHKVTTEDGYILTTARIPNPGKTPLLILHGLFGCSVDFTAQGPGKALALLAHDFGFDVWLGNNRGTTYSKKHETLDLKSRAYWRFSFHELGLYDLSAIVDYVLKHTRRKKLQYLAHSQGGGQFLVLTTLRPEYNDVFISAHLSSPVAYLHHATSPSVILTTRPDEIEAGAKLTGLYELSGRGNGSYVDAIVQATRKGFIPLDLILINVWYVMGYHDSINRTMFIDLLRYSPAGGSIYQVLHYIQLFNARSFQQYDFGPVENLQRYGTVRPPAYPLKRITTPTYIYYSEADNIIQPPDVHALADQLPNLRLRYKIPDRRWNHLDFLYASSAHRLYRMILGKISQT